A genomic stretch from Rhodomicrobium vannielii ATCC 17100 includes:
- the metK gene encoding methionine adenosyltransferase, which produces MSRNSYHFTSESVSEGHPDKVCDQISDAIVDLYLAADPHSRVALETLATTNRVVLAGEVRGPSSVTSEKLIETARDVIRDIGYEQEGFDWRNAEIVSYVHAQSADIAQGVDAAGNKDEGAGDQGIMFGYATRETESFMPAPIYYAHRILFEISKLRRSGQLPELGPDAKSQVSLYYENGKPVRATSVVVSTQHAEDATQERIREIVGNIVSEVLPAGWMCPKEEFYVNPTGRFVIGGPDGDTGLTGRKIIVDTYGGAAPHGGGAFSGKDPTKVDRSAAYAARYVAKNVVAAGFADRCTLQLSYAIGVAKPLSIYTDLHGTGSVDEGKLEAVIAEIVDLSPRGIRERLQLSRPIYQRTASYGHFGRTPTDDGGFSWERLDLVDALKDALS; this is translated from the coding sequence GTGTCTCGCAATAGCTATCATTTCACAAGCGAATCGGTATCCGAGGGGCACCCTGACAAGGTCTGCGATCAGATCTCGGACGCGATTGTCGATCTTTACCTCGCCGCCGATCCGCACTCGCGGGTGGCATTGGAGACTCTCGCGACCACGAACAGGGTCGTTCTCGCGGGCGAAGTCCGAGGACCGTCTTCCGTCACCAGCGAGAAGCTGATCGAGACGGCACGCGACGTGATCCGCGACATCGGCTACGAGCAGGAAGGCTTCGATTGGCGAAACGCCGAAATCGTGTCCTACGTCCATGCTCAGTCGGCCGACATCGCGCAAGGCGTCGATGCGGCGGGCAACAAGGACGAAGGTGCTGGCGATCAGGGCATCATGTTTGGCTACGCCACGCGTGAAACCGAAAGCTTCATGCCCGCGCCGATCTATTACGCGCACCGCATCCTGTTCGAGATTTCGAAGCTGCGCCGGTCCGGCCAGCTTCCTGAGCTTGGCCCCGACGCCAAGAGCCAGGTTTCGCTGTACTACGAAAACGGCAAGCCCGTGCGCGCAACGTCTGTCGTGGTCTCCACGCAGCACGCTGAGGACGCGACCCAGGAACGCATTCGCGAGATCGTCGGCAACATCGTCAGCGAAGTGCTTCCGGCGGGCTGGATGTGCCCGAAGGAAGAATTCTACGTGAACCCGACGGGCCGCTTCGTGATCGGTGGACCCGATGGCGATACCGGCCTCACCGGTCGCAAGATCATCGTGGACACTTACGGCGGCGCTGCCCCGCATGGCGGCGGCGCGTTCTCCGGCAAAGATCCCACGAAGGTGGACCGTTCCGCTGCCTACGCGGCGCGCTACGTCGCGAAGAATGTCGTCGCGGCCGGTTTCGCCGACAGGTGCACGTTGCAGCTTTCTTACGCAATTGGCGTCGCGAAGCCTCTGTCCATCTACACGGACCTTCACGGGACGGGCAGCGTGGACGAAGGCAAGCTTGAGGCGGTGATCGCCGAGATCGTGGACCTTAGCCCCCGTGGCATCCGCGAACGCCTGCAACTCAGCCGTCCGATTTATCAGCGGACCGCGAGCTACGGCCACTTCGGTCGCACGCCGACCGATGACGGCGGCTTCTCATGGGAGCGGCTGGATCTCGTTGATGCGCTGAAAGACGCGCTGAGCTGA
- a CDS encoding integrase core domain-containing protein: MLRWIIEAWRLDYNARRPHMSLDGLTPRSLHHPQRA; the protein is encoded by the coding sequence GTGCTACGCTGGATCATCGAAGCCTGGCGTCTCGACTATAACGCGCGACGCCCGCACATGAGCCTCGACGGACTCACCCCAAGGAGTTTGCACCACCCGCAAAGGGCATAA
- the trmB gene encoding tRNA (guanine(46)-N(7))-methyltransferase TrmB yields MRDIWLEIGFGGGEHLVWQIANNPRVGVIGAEPYLNGVVSAMDALVTRELTERVRVYADDVLALLRVLPPECLSRAFMLFPDPWPKKRHRERRLFSAHLLDKLAPLLRPGAEFRFASDIDDYAEVAIEAARAHPAFDIARVFTTENRDTMPDWPVTRYEEKARKQGRGATFLVLQRAVEPKV; encoded by the coding sequence GTGCGGGATATCTGGCTCGAAATCGGGTTCGGCGGCGGCGAGCATCTCGTCTGGCAGATCGCCAACAATCCGCGTGTCGGGGTTATCGGCGCAGAGCCCTACCTGAATGGCGTCGTGTCGGCGATGGATGCGCTCGTCACGCGCGAGCTTACCGAGCGCGTTCGTGTCTACGCCGACGATGTGCTCGCCTTGCTTCGGGTGCTGCCGCCCGAATGTCTCTCGCGCGCGTTCATGCTGTTTCCGGACCCGTGGCCCAAGAAGCGCCACCGCGAACGGCGGCTGTTTTCAGCACACCTTCTCGATAAACTCGCGCCTCTACTGCGGCCCGGCGCCGAATTTCGGTTTGCCTCCGATATCGATGACTATGCCGAGGTTGCCATCGAAGCGGCGCGCGCACACCCCGCCTTTGACATCGCGCGGGTTTTCACGACCGAGAACCGCGACACAATGCCGGATTGGCCCGTGACCCGCTACGAGGAGAAGGCACGGAAGCAGGGGCGCGGCGCGACGTTTCTTGTTCTTCAGCGCGCGGTCGAGCCAAAGGTCTAG
- the lnt gene encoding apolipoprotein N-acyltransferase: MDFLPTTMAGLKTGKLVLIAFLAGALSVLAMAPFHLWPVLFLTFPLMIWALDAVAIRDDATTLLDNYVKRLKSAALLGWAFGFGYFLAGIYWIGFAFYVDAQRYAILMPFAVAGLCAALGLFYAVAAVLAAAMWRRGYARVIGFVFAFFCAEAARGYFFTGFPWNLFGEALAADEAPMQMAAYIGLYGLTLAALFIFSAPAAFIAAPAARFNRLPAPVVVAALTLAAFYAVGAQRLEQTVGDVPGVRIRIVQPNIPQQEKWKPENRRWIFDRALQLSRSGTSGEDIAAFTHVVWPESSVPVLFAFNDRIYSDEVREALAALIPDGTSLIIGAERAEGSLDPDGRHRFDRAFNSLFLLGKGAELKAVYDKIHLVPFGEYVPFRDVMMKAGFSAFSHRLDGFEAGAGPAQPIETPQAGPFLPLICYEIIFPGRTGSLPKRPEWLVNVTNDAWFGQSTGPYQHLHLARIRAVEEGLPVVRAANTGISAIIDPFGRILDKIDLGKAGTIDHSLPHALPITFYQKLRMQSFIALFFFTLQFYLAMVALAKVG; this comes from the coding sequence ATGGATTTTCTGCCGACGACCATGGCCGGTCTCAAGACCGGGAAGCTGGTATTGATCGCCTTTCTCGCGGGCGCGTTGTCGGTGCTTGCCATGGCGCCGTTTCACCTTTGGCCGGTGTTGTTCCTGACTTTCCCACTGATGATCTGGGCGCTCGATGCTGTCGCGATCCGTGATGACGCAACGACGCTTCTTGACAATTACGTGAAGCGTCTCAAGAGCGCCGCGTTGCTCGGCTGGGCCTTCGGCTTCGGCTATTTCCTCGCCGGGATCTACTGGATCGGCTTTGCGTTCTACGTCGACGCGCAACGTTACGCGATCCTGATGCCGTTCGCCGTGGCCGGGCTTTGCGCGGCGCTCGGCCTGTTCTACGCGGTCGCGGCGGTGCTCGCGGCGGCGATGTGGCGGCGTGGCTATGCGCGTGTCATCGGATTCGTCTTCGCATTTTTCTGCGCGGAGGCCGCGCGCGGGTACTTTTTCACCGGCTTTCCATGGAACCTGTTCGGCGAGGCGCTTGCCGCCGACGAAGCGCCGATGCAGATGGCGGCCTATATCGGCTTGTACGGCCTGACGCTCGCAGCGCTTTTCATCTTCTCGGCGCCCGCGGCTTTCATCGCGGCACCGGCGGCTCGCTTCAACAGGCTTCCCGCTCCCGTCGTGGTCGCCGCCTTGACGCTCGCTGCATTCTACGCGGTGGGCGCGCAAAGGCTTGAGCAGACGGTCGGCGATGTCCCTGGCGTTCGTATCCGCATTGTTCAGCCAAATATTCCGCAACAAGAAAAGTGGAAGCCGGAAAATCGCCGATGGATCTTCGACCGCGCGCTCCAGTTGAGCCGCAGTGGTACATCTGGAGAAGACATCGCCGCATTCACGCATGTCGTCTGGCCTGAATCTTCCGTGCCGGTGCTGTTCGCCTTCAACGATCGGATTTACAGCGACGAGGTGCGAGAAGCGCTCGCTGCGCTGATTCCGGACGGAACCTCCCTGATAATTGGCGCCGAGCGCGCGGAGGGGAGCCTCGACCCTGACGGTCGCCACCGCTTCGACAGAGCTTTCAACAGCTTATTTTTGTTGGGGAAAGGGGCCGAACTCAAGGCCGTCTACGACAAGATTCATCTCGTCCCGTTCGGCGAGTATGTGCCCTTCAGAGACGTTATGATGAAGGCAGGTTTTTCCGCTTTTTCCCACAGGTTGGACGGTTTTGAGGCGGGGGCGGGGCCAGCACAGCCGATCGAGACCCCGCAGGCGGGGCCTTTTCTCCCGCTGATTTGCTACGAGATTATCTTTCCTGGAAGAACGGGTAGTCTGCCAAAAAGGCCGGAATGGTTGGTCAATGTCACCAACGATGCATGGTTTGGACAGTCCACCGGACCATATCAACACCTTCATTTAGCGCGCATTCGAGCCGTAGAAGAAGGCCTGCCGGTCGTCAGGGCGGCCAATACCGGAATCTCGGCAATCATTGACCCTTTTGGCCGCATTTTGGACAAAATAGATTTGGGTAAAGCTGGGACAATTGACCACAGCTTGCCTCATGCATTGCCAATAACCTTCTATCAAAAACTGAGGATGCAGTCCTTTATTGCGTTATTTTTCTTCACGCTTCAATTTTATCTGGCTATGGTTGCGCTCGCAAAGGTCGGATGA
- a CDS encoding helix-turn-helix domain-containing protein has protein sequence MVESSVSILADSDEIYETAGRKPNPVDIHVGSRVRYRRMIVGMSQEKLGEKMNLTFQQIQKYEKGTNRIGASRLFQLSKILEVPVGYFFEDAFAHSAPSSASHGLHEPEQEGFLLDFLNSREGLELNKAFAKIQDPKVRRRVIDLVRALSEEKPEAKESQPGIANDLG, from the coding sequence ATGGTCGAGTCATCGGTTTCGATATTGGCCGATAGCGACGAGATATATGAAACCGCAGGGCGCAAGCCGAACCCGGTGGATATTCATGTCGGCAGCCGCGTGCGATATCGTCGCATGATCGTTGGCATGAGTCAGGAAAAGCTGGGTGAGAAAATGAATCTCACATTCCAGCAAATTCAGAAATACGAAAAGGGTACCAACCGGATCGGCGCAAGTCGCCTCTTCCAGCTCTCGAAAATTCTGGAAGTGCCGGTCGGCTATTTCTTCGAAGACGCTTTTGCTCACAGCGCCCCGTCGAGTGCAAGTCACGGCCTCCACGAGCCAGAGCAAGAGGGATTTCTTCTCGATTTTCTCAACTCCCGCGAAGGTCTCGAACTCAACAAGGCATTTGCCAAGATACAGGATCCGAAGGTGCGGCGGCGCGTCATAGATCTCGTAAGGGCCTTGTCAGAGGAAAAGCCTGAGGCTAAGGAAAGCCAGCCGGGAATTGCGAACGATCTCGGCTAG